A stretch of DNA from Microbacterium croceum:
CGGACGCCCCTGGGCACCGGGGAAAACCCCGGACCAGCCGTCGCCTGCGCCCTTCGTCTCGTCGCTGCGCTCCTCGCTCAGGGGGCGGCGGTTCGGGTCCGTACCCTGAGCGAGCGCAGCGAGACGAAGGGCGCAGCGCCGTTCGTCGCGTCGTCCGTGCCGCTCGTCGCAGCATCCGCTCTTCACCGCTCGCCCCCGCGCGAGAGCTTCCTAGCGTGGGACAACGCAATGATGCGCACACCGAGGAGAACCCCTATGACTGCACCTTCGTCGCGCCGCCGCGACGGCGCCGGCCTCGTCGATGGCGATCCCGTCATCGTCACCGATCCGAAGCTTCCCCCGGTCGCTCTGACCGATGACCACCACGAGAAGGCGAACCGCTGGACTCTGCCGAAGATCCTCATCTGGTCGGCGATCGCCCTGCTCGGCGCTGTCGCCTGGACCATGCTGGCGATCGTCCGCGGCGAGACCGTCAACGCGATCTGGTTCGTGTTCGCGGCGGTCTGCACGTACCTGATCGGGTACCGCTTCTACTCGAAGGTGATCGAGAAGTACATCACCCGCCCCGACGACCGCCGCGCCACCCCCGCCGAAGTGAAGCAGGACGGCAAGGACTACGTCCCCACCGACCGCCGCGTGCTCTACGGCCACCACTTCGCCGCCATCGCCGGCGCCGGTCCGCTCGTCGGTCCTGTGCTCGCGGCGCAGATGGGCTACCTGCCGGGGACGATCTGGATCATCGTCGGCGTCGTGCTCGCCGGTGCCGTACAGGACTACACGGTGCTCTTCTTCTCGATGCGCCGCGGTGGCCGCACGATCGGTCAGATGGCGCGCCAGGAGCTCGGCCGCATCGGCGGCACCGCGGCGATCATCGCCTCGCTGCTGATCATGCTGATCATCGTCGCGATCCTCGCGCTCGTGGTCGTGAACGCGCTCGGCGAGAGCCCCTGGGGCGTGTTCTCGGTGGCGATGACCATCCCGATCGCGATCTTCATGGGCATCTACCTGCGCTTCCTGCGCCCCGGCAAGGTCACCGAGGTCTCGATCATCGGCTTCGTGCTGCTGATGGCCGCGATCATCGGTGGCGGCTGGGTCGCCGGCACCGACTGGGGCCAGGCGATCTTCCACCTCGACCGCACCACGATCGCGTGGGGCATCATCATCTACGGCTTCATCGCCGCCGTGCTGCCGGTGTGGCTGCTGCTCGCCCCGCGCGACTACCTCTCCACGTTCATGAAGATCGGCGTGATCGTGATGCTCGCCGGGGCGATCATCCTGGTGCGCCCCGAGATCACGGTCCCCGCCGTCAGCATCTTCGGTGAGAACGGGATGGGTCCGGTGTTCGCCGGTCCGCTCTTCCCGTTCCTGTTCGTCACGATCGCCTGCGGTGCCCTGTCGGGCTTCCACGCGCTGATCGCCTCGGGCACCACGCCCAAGCTCGTCGAGAAGGAGCGCCAGACGCGGTTCATCGGCTACGGCGGAATGCTCATGGAGTCCTTCGTCGCGATCATGGCGCTGGTCGCCGCGATCTCGATCGACCAGGGCATCTACTTCGCGATGAACGCACCGGCCGCGGCGACGGGCGGCACGGTCGAAGGGGCCGTCGCCTTCGTGAACTCGCTGGGGCTGACGGGGGTGAACCTCACGCCCGAGATGCTCACCGGCACGGCCCAGGCGGTCGGCGAGGAGTCGATCGTCTCGCGCACCGGTGGCGCGCCGACCCTGGCGCTCGGACTCGCCCACATCATGCAGCAGGCCCTCGGCGGACAGGCGCTCATGGCGTTCTGGTACCACTTCGCGATCATGTTCGAGGCGCTGTTCATCCTCACCGCCGTGGATGCCGGCACCCGCGTGGCCCGCTTCATGTTGCAGGACTCGATCGGCGCCTGGTTCCCCAAGTTCCGCGATGTCTCCTGGCGCCCCGGCGTCTGGATCTGCACCGCGATCATGGTGGCCGGCTGGGGAGCGATCCTCATCCTCGGCGTCACCGACCCGCTCGGCGGCATCAACACCTTCTTCCCGCTGTTCGGCATCGCGAACCAGCTGCTTGCCGCGATCGCGCTCGCCGTGGTGATGGCCATCGTCGCCAAACGCGGCAAGAGCTACATCAAGTGGCTGTGGATCATCGGGCTGCCGCTCGCGTTCACCGCGGTCGTCACGGTCACCGCCTCGTTGTACAAGATCCTCTCCCCGGTTCCGGCCATCGGCTACTGGGCGAACCACTTCAAGTACGTGGCCGCCCGTGACAGCGGAGACACCTCCCTCGGAGCGCCCGAAGTGCTCGAAGCCGTCATCCGCAACACCGCGGTGCAGGGCACCCTCTCGATCATCTTCGTGACGCTCGCGATCATCGTGATGGTGGCCGCAGTTGTCGTCACGATCAGGGCGATCCGCAACGGCGGCGGCGAGAACACCGAGGAGAGCCCGGTCGCCTCGCGCCGCTTCGCTCCGGCAGGGTTCCTGCCCACCGCGACCGAGCGCGAGCTCGAGAAGCAGTGGGAGCCGATCCTCGCGGACGAGCGCAAGGCGTCGACGCACTGAGATGGTCATCATGACGAACCGGACGGATGCCGTGGCCACCCCTCTGCGCGCGCTGCTCGGCGCCGTGGGGCGGGCCGGCCGCGGCATCCGCTGGTACATGACGACGCTGATGGGTGACACGGCCTATGCGACCTACGTGGCGCACCACCGACGGGAGCACCCCGACGAGGAGCCGATGACGGAGCGCCGGTTCTGGAGGGAGCGGATGGACGACCAGGACCGCAATCCCGGTGCCCGCTGCTGTTGACCGGTCGCTGGGCCTCACCGAAATGGCGGCCCACATCAGGTTCTGCGGCCAGATTCTGGCTGTCTGGCCGCAGAACCTGCGCGGGGCCGCGGAACTTCAGGGCTGTCTGGCCGCAGAACCTGCGCGGGGCCGCAGAACTTCAGGGCTACCCGAACGGAATCTAGGCTGAACCCATGACCGACGTCGTTCTCGCCGCCGTGCTGGGCGTGCTCGGCGGCATCGTGCTGACGGTGCTGCTGCTGCTCGCACGGCGTCTCGCGCGCGGGGCGGCGGATCTGGGCAGCGACGCGGAGCAGGCCGCGCTGCGGGCTCTGCACCACGCGAGCCTGGCGGCGCCGCACCTGCGCGGAGGGCTCTCGACGCCCGAGGTCGTGAAGGCGGCACGGCATCTGCGGGTGCTGCTCGGCAGCACGGCCGTCGCGATCGTCGGCGACGATGATGCCGTCGCGTTCGACGGCGCCTCCGACGGCCTGGAGCCCAGCGCCGTGCGCATCGCCGAGCGGGTCAGAGCGTCGGGGCGCCGGCAGGTCTTCCCCGCGTCCGGGGATCACGACCACCTGGAAGGCGTCGGCGCACCGATCCTGGTCGACGGGCGGGTGATCGGCGTCGTCGTCGCGTTCGCGGCGCCCGTGCGCGCGGCCCTCGTGCGGGCGGCCGAAGAGGTCGCCGACTGGTGTGCCGCTCAGGTCGAGCTCGGCGGACTCGACGCGTCACGCACCCAGCTGGCGGAGGCGGAGCTGCGCTCGCTGCGTGCCCAGATCTCTCCGCACTTCATCTACAACGCCCTCACCGCGATCGCCTCGTTCATCCTCACCGACCCCGCCCGCGCGCGCGAACTCGTGCTCGAGTTCGCCGACTTCACGCGCTACTCCTTCCGTCGCCAAGGGGAGTTCACGACCCTCGCGGAGGAGCTCGGCAGCATCCACTCGTATCTCGAACTCGAGCGCGCGCGGTTCGGTGAGCGGCTGCGCGTGACTCTGCAGATCGCGCCGGAGACCCTGGCCACCGTCATCCCGTTCCTCTCGGTGCAGCCGCTCGTCGAGAACGCGGTGCGGCACGGGCTCGAGCCGGGCGAAGGGGGAGGCGAGATCCGCATCTCCTCGCGCGACGACGGCACCCACACCGAGATCACGGTCGAGGACGACGGCATCGGGATGGACCCGGAGGGCCTGCGAGCGGTGCTCACCGCAGGCGACGACGGCGTGCACGTGGGCCTGCGCAACGTCGACACGCGGCTGCGGCAGCTGTACGGCACCGAC
This window harbors:
- a CDS encoding carbon starvation CstA family protein; translated protein: MTAPSSRRRDGAGLVDGDPVIVTDPKLPPVALTDDHHEKANRWTLPKILIWSAIALLGAVAWTMLAIVRGETVNAIWFVFAAVCTYLIGYRFYSKVIEKYITRPDDRRATPAEVKQDGKDYVPTDRRVLYGHHFAAIAGAGPLVGPVLAAQMGYLPGTIWIIVGVVLAGAVQDYTVLFFSMRRGGRTIGQMARQELGRIGGTAAIIASLLIMLIIVAILALVVVNALGESPWGVFSVAMTIPIAIFMGIYLRFLRPGKVTEVSIIGFVLLMAAIIGGGWVAGTDWGQAIFHLDRTTIAWGIIIYGFIAAVLPVWLLLAPRDYLSTFMKIGVIVMLAGAIILVRPEITVPAVSIFGENGMGPVFAGPLFPFLFVTIACGALSGFHALIASGTTPKLVEKERQTRFIGYGGMLMESFVAIMALVAAISIDQGIYFAMNAPAAATGGTVEGAVAFVNSLGLTGVNLTPEMLTGTAQAVGEESIVSRTGGAPTLALGLAHIMQQALGGQALMAFWYHFAIMFEALFILTAVDAGTRVARFMLQDSIGAWFPKFRDVSWRPGVWICTAIMVAGWGAILILGVTDPLGGINTFFPLFGIANQLLAAIALAVVMAIVAKRGKSYIKWLWIIGLPLAFTAVVTVTASLYKILSPVPAIGYWANHFKYVAARDSGDTSLGAPEVLEAVIRNTAVQGTLSIIFVTLAIIVMVAAVVVTIRAIRNGGGENTEESPVASRRFAPAGFLPTATERELEKQWEPILADERKASTH
- a CDS encoding YbdD/YjiX family protein produces the protein MTNRTDAVATPLRALLGAVGRAGRGIRWYMTTLMGDTAYATYVAHHRREHPDEEPMTERRFWRERMDDQDRNPGARCC
- a CDS encoding sensor histidine kinase, which codes for MTDVVLAAVLGVLGGIVLTVLLLLARRLARGAADLGSDAEQAALRALHHASLAAPHLRGGLSTPEVVKAARHLRVLLGSTAVAIVGDDDAVAFDGASDGLEPSAVRIAERVRASGRRQVFPASGDHDHLEGVGAPILVDGRVIGVVVAFAAPVRAALVRAAEEVADWCAAQVELGGLDASRTQLAEAELRSLRAQISPHFIYNALTAIASFILTDPARARELVLEFADFTRYSFRRQGEFTTLAEELGSIHSYLELERARFGERLRVTLQIAPETLATVIPFLSVQPLVENAVRHGLEPGEGGGEIRISSRDDGTHTEITVEDDGIGMDPEGLRAVLTAGDDGVHVGLRNVDTRLRQLYGTDGGLVVETNTGAGTLVRMRVPKSQPLNDPDND